From one Actinopolyspora saharensis genomic stretch:
- the nhaA gene encoding Na+/H+ antiporter NhaA yields the protein MAADRQRTPVRRLFAPTPNAEARTLADILRTETVGGVLVLVAAVAALVWANSPWGDSYSAASEYVPWPGGAALGLDLNLAHWASDGLLAIFFYVVGLELKREFVAGDLRNPRRAVLPVVAAICGMVVPALVYLVIAASAGGQALQGWAIPTATDIAFALAVLAIIGKHLPSSLRAFLLTLAVVDDLLAITVIAVFYTDDFHVTPLLGALLPLLAFGALVQLRKSWWWALIPLGVLTWILVHESGVHATIAGVLLGFTVPVLRRDGGQPGPAEHMEHSWRPVSAGVAVPVFALFAAGVSLRDGGISAAFSDPVLPAVIAGLVLGKLAGIFGSTFLLAKFTRAQLDSDLSWWDLVGVALLAGIGFTVSLLIGELAFDATGDRAEHVKVAVLMGSALAALSASLVLALRNRAHRRARSEQPEG from the coding sequence ATGGCAGCTGACCGACAGCGCACGCCCGTGCGCCGACTATTCGCTCCGACGCCGAACGCGGAGGCCAGGACGCTCGCGGACATCCTCCGCACGGAAACGGTCGGCGGTGTGCTCGTGCTCGTGGCGGCGGTGGCCGCGCTGGTCTGGGCGAACTCGCCCTGGGGGGACTCGTACTCGGCGGCGTCCGAGTACGTGCCGTGGCCCGGAGGGGCCGCGCTGGGGCTGGATCTGAACCTGGCCCACTGGGCCTCCGACGGGCTGCTGGCGATCTTCTTCTACGTCGTGGGCCTGGAGCTCAAGCGCGAGTTCGTGGCGGGGGATCTGCGCAATCCGCGCCGGGCTGTGCTGCCGGTCGTGGCGGCGATCTGCGGAATGGTCGTGCCCGCCCTGGTCTACCTGGTGATCGCGGCGAGCGCGGGTGGCCAGGCGCTGCAGGGGTGGGCCATCCCCACCGCCACCGACATAGCCTTCGCGCTGGCCGTGCTCGCCATCATCGGCAAGCACCTGCCGAGCTCCCTGCGGGCCTTCCTGCTCACGTTGGCCGTGGTGGACGATCTGCTCGCCATCACCGTCATCGCCGTTTTCTACACCGACGACTTCCACGTCACTCCGCTGCTGGGGGCGCTGCTGCCCCTGCTCGCCTTCGGCGCGCTCGTCCAGCTGCGCAAGTCCTGGTGGTGGGCGTTGATCCCGCTCGGCGTCCTCACCTGGATCCTGGTGCACGAATCGGGAGTGCACGCCACGATCGCCGGAGTGCTGCTCGGCTTCACCGTGCCGGTGCTGCGGCGCGACGGAGGGCAGCCCGGTCCGGCCGAGCACATGGAGCACAGCTGGCGCCCCGTTTCCGCCGGTGTGGCGGTGCCGGTGTTCGCGCTGTTCGCCGCGGGGGTCTCCCTGCGTGACGGCGGGATCTCGGCGGCTTTCTCCGATCCGGTGCTCCCCGCTGTGATAGCCGGGCTCGTACTCGGTAAGTTGGCCGGGATATTCGGCTCGACCTTCCTGCTCGCCAAGTTCACCCGTGCGCAGCTCGACTCCGATCTGTCCTGGTGGGATCTTGTGGGGGTCGCGTTGCTCGCCGGGATCGGGTTCACCGTCTCCCTGCTGATCGGTGAACTCGCTTTCGACGCGACGGGGGACCGTGCCGAACACGTCAAGGTGGCCGTTCTGATGGGATCGGCGCTCGCGGCGTTGTCCGCTTCGCTCGTGTTGGCGCTGCGCAATCGGGCCCACCGACGTGCTCGGAGCGAACAACCCGAGGGTTGA
- a CDS encoding acyltransferase family protein — protein MQSKQREWVFVVVPRQGSRRKISWDVVRAGCVTLVMLYHSTTVSVEFHPEIEPRTFYFPYQVGASLLLVISAYFACVTIGRGTVLRYWWGRIARLLPAFVAGSLIIFLLTRAYYIEGWFWPRTRDLVEHLLMLWHWMPERFEFIDVSHWTIPLQLMGFTAAALLYRSRWGHGGRIVWVLWGAVLLPMLQWPIRASEASHVYVVLADGLGLHRWHLFVAGVAIWLWSSKGRIGNAHFAALLATCMVAQWLHSFAPDTEGMLSADLGSTIGVSIGLCAVALVARGPDWESLIPSSAYKPIQWYAGISYGVFLMHQSLGHMVVRRLQDLGAPTTVQTLGMLATGVLLGWMLTRVVEQPAHRYLMEVYDRFVPERRAPARVG, from the coding sequence GTGCAGTCGAAACAACGGGAGTGGGTATTCGTGGTAGTCCCCAGACAGGGGAGCCGTCGCAAGATCAGCTGGGACGTGGTTCGCGCCGGGTGTGTGACCCTGGTGATGCTTTACCACTCGACCACGGTGAGCGTGGAGTTCCATCCCGAGATCGAGCCGCGAACGTTCTACTTCCCCTACCAGGTCGGTGCCAGCCTGCTTCTCGTGATCTCGGCCTACTTCGCGTGCGTGACGATCGGACGCGGGACGGTGCTGCGCTACTGGTGGGGGCGGATAGCTCGACTGCTGCCGGCCTTCGTGGCGGGATCGCTGATCATCTTCCTGCTGACCAGGGCCTACTACATCGAGGGGTGGTTCTGGCCCCGGACCAGGGATCTCGTCGAGCACCTGCTGATGCTGTGGCACTGGATGCCGGAGCGGTTCGAGTTCATCGACGTCTCGCACTGGACCATTCCGCTGCAGCTGATGGGCTTCACCGCGGCGGCCCTGCTGTACCGCAGCCGCTGGGGGCACGGAGGTCGGATCGTGTGGGTGCTCTGGGGCGCCGTGCTGCTGCCGATGCTGCAGTGGCCGATCCGGGCCTCCGAGGCCTCGCACGTCTACGTGGTGCTGGCGGACGGGCTCGGTCTGCACCGCTGGCACCTCTTCGTGGCCGGGGTGGCCATCTGGCTCTGGTCCTCCAAGGGCAGGATCGGCAACGCGCACTTCGCCGCCCTGCTGGCGACCTGCATGGTGGCGCAGTGGCTGCACAGCTTCGCCCCCGACACCGAGGGGATGCTGTCGGCGGACCTCGGTTCCACCATCGGGGTGAGCATCGGGCTGTGCGCGGTGGCGCTCGTGGCGCGCGGCCCCGACTGGGAGAGTTTGATCCCGAGCTCGGCGTACAAGCCGATCCAGTGGTACGCGGGGATCTCCTACGGCGTGTTCCTGATGCACCAGTCCCTCGGGCACATGGTGGTGCGGCGGTTGCAGGACCTGGGCGCGCCGACCACGGTGCAGACGCTGGGGATGCTCGCGACGGGGGTGCTGCTCGGGTGGATGCTCACCCGGGTGGTGGAGCAGCCGGCCCATCGCTACCTGATGGAGGTCTACGACCGGTTCGTGCCCGAGCGCAGGGCGCCGGCGCGGGTCGGTTAG
- a CDS encoding ArsO family NAD(P)H-dependent flavin-containing monooxygenase, with translation MPEPEILRHRVDVVVIGGGQAGLAAGYFLRRAGLDFAILDDRQEPGGSWQRVWPSLRLFSPARHNPLPGWPMPPQPGVEFPDADHTVDYLRRYEQRYELPVLRPVRVTGVHEAEEGLLVDSPQGQWHARAVISATGTWQSPYVPSYPGMREFAGRQLHTASYPGPESFEGERVLVVGGGNSAAQILAELSTVAETTWVTRRPPRFMPDDVDGRVLFDVATRQRAEREAGVADSGGVGALGDIVMVESVRAARERGALHAHPMFTGLTRDGAVWPDGSAENFDSAVWCTGFRPALRHLRPLGLRRESGRIPTAGTRSIELPRLHLLGYGDWTEPASATLIGAGRTARTAVSEIVSTLAERNRTNAD, from the coding sequence GTGCCGGAACCCGAGATCCTGCGCCACCGGGTGGACGTGGTCGTCATCGGAGGCGGACAGGCGGGTCTGGCCGCGGGCTACTTCCTGCGGCGCGCCGGTCTGGACTTCGCGATCCTGGACGACCGGCAGGAGCCGGGCGGCTCCTGGCAGCGCGTGTGGCCCTCGCTGCGGTTGTTCTCACCCGCGCGGCACAACCCGCTGCCCGGCTGGCCGATGCCCCCGCAACCGGGCGTCGAGTTCCCGGACGCGGACCACACCGTCGACTACCTGCGCCGCTACGAGCAGCGTTACGAGCTGCCCGTCCTCCGGCCGGTGCGCGTGACCGGGGTCCACGAGGCCGAGGAGGGGCTGCTCGTCGACTCCCCGCAGGGGCAGTGGCACGCCCGCGCCGTGATCAGCGCCACCGGGACCTGGCAGTCCCCGTACGTCCCGAGCTACCCGGGGATGCGGGAGTTCGCGGGCCGACAGCTGCACACGGCCTCCTACCCCGGTCCCGAGTCGTTCGAGGGCGAGCGCGTGCTCGTGGTCGGCGGGGGCAACTCCGCGGCGCAGATCCTGGCCGAGCTGTCCACCGTCGCCGAGACCACCTGGGTGACCCGCAGGCCACCGCGCTTCATGCCCGACGACGTGGACGGCAGGGTGCTGTTCGACGTGGCCACCCGGCAACGCGCCGAGCGCGAAGCAGGCGTGGCGGACTCGGGAGGCGTCGGGGCGCTCGGCGACATCGTGATGGTCGAGAGCGTGCGCGCGGCCCGGGAGCGGGGAGCGCTGCACGCCCACCCGATGTTCACCGGGCTCACCCGCGACGGGGCGGTCTGGCCCGACGGCTCCGCGGAGAACTTCGACAGCGCCGTGTGGTGCACCGGCTTCCGCCCCGCGCTGCGCCACCTGCGTCCGCTGGGGCTGCGCCGCGAGTCGGGCAGGATCCCCACCGCGGGAACCCGCAGCATCGAGCTCCCGCGGCTGCACCTGCTCGGCTACGGGGACTGGACCGAGCCTGCCTCGGCCACCCTGATCGGGGCCGGGCGCACCGCCCGCACAGCGGTCTCCGAGATCGTGAGCACGCTCGCCGAGCGGAACCGCACCAACGCGGACTGA
- a CDS encoding DUF397 domain-containing protein, whose protein sequence is MSTARQPSPWFTSSYSGPNNNSCVEARFTTRGIDVRDSKNPRQGHLSFTTPQWSSFLADLHTQR, encoded by the coding sequence ATGAGTACCGCCCGCCAACCGTCTCCCTGGTTCACCAGCAGCTACAGCGGACCCAACAACAACAGCTGCGTCGAGGCCCGCTTCACCACGCGGGGCATCGACGTCCGCGACTCCAAGAACCCCCGACAGGGCCACCTCAGCTTCACCACCCCCCAGTGGAGCAGCTTCCTCGCCGACCTCCACACCCAACGCTGA
- a CDS encoding DUF397 domain-containing protein, with protein MSTNTPLTGWFTSSYSGGNNNTCVEARFTTRGIDVRDSKNPRQGHLSFTTPQWSEFLVNLHSEQ; from the coding sequence ATGAGCACGAACACCCCTCTGACAGGCTGGTTCACCAGCAGCTACAGCGGCGGCAACAACAACACCTGCGTCGAGGCCCGCTTCACCACGCGGGGCATCGACGTCCGCGACTCCAAGAACCCCCGACAGGGCCACCTCAGCTTCACCACCCCCCAGTGGAGCGAGTTCCTGGTCAACCTTCACTCCGAACAGTGA
- a CDS encoding helix-turn-helix domain-containing protein: protein MGAELRRLREAADKSQKEAAEVIECDTTLVSRTERGQRSLKIMELRSLLDFYGAPASKREEILELGQAARQRQARRMYSDAFPGSFRRVSDHEQEATEIYYSESEVVPGLLQTEDYARALIQIARAAVAKADPEDIETRVQFRLERQQVLSKEHPPLLWFVIGESALRRPVGRHEVLRDQLRYLLEVITKHRQVVIQVAPLSIVDHPLLGGSIGIFRFGGAVPDIAHQGTFIGGGVYMDDVKDIAECSYAFDQLRAVALGPEESRDFITERLKELET, encoded by the coding sequence TTGGGCGCCGAACTGCGCAGACTCCGCGAAGCAGCAGACAAGAGCCAGAAGGAAGCCGCCGAGGTGATCGAGTGCGACACGACACTGGTCAGCCGCACAGAGCGCGGCCAGCGTTCACTCAAAATCATGGAGCTCAGAAGTCTGCTGGACTTCTACGGCGCCCCTGCGAGTAAGCGCGAAGAGATCCTCGAGCTCGGGCAGGCAGCACGGCAACGACAGGCGCGCCGGATGTATTCGGACGCGTTCCCCGGATCATTCCGGCGAGTCAGTGACCACGAACAGGAAGCCACCGAGATCTACTACTCGGAAAGCGAAGTCGTCCCCGGCCTGCTCCAGACCGAGGACTACGCCAGAGCGCTGATCCAGATAGCTAGAGCAGCCGTTGCCAAAGCCGATCCCGAAGACATCGAAACGCGTGTTCAGTTCAGACTGGAACGGCAGCAGGTACTCAGCAAGGAACACCCTCCCCTCTTGTGGTTCGTGATCGGGGAATCAGCGCTCCGCAGGCCGGTTGGACGACACGAAGTGCTGCGCGACCAACTCCGCTACCTGCTGGAAGTCATCACCAAGCACCGCCAGGTAGTCATCCAAGTAGCTCCGCTGTCCATAGTCGACCATCCACTGCTCGGTGGATCCATCGGTATCTTTCGGTTCGGAGGTGCTGTGCCCGACATTGCCCACCAGGGCACCTTCATCGGAGGCGGTGTCTACATGGATGATGTGAAGGACATTGCGGAATGCTCGTACGCGTTCGACCAGCTGCGAGCCGTAGCACTCGGCCCGGAAGAGTCCCGCGACTTCATCACCGAGCGCCTGAAGGAGCTGGAGACATGA
- a CDS encoding GNAT family N-acetyltransferase: protein MDPLHDPDDEELLSPEQARELAAQVERAQLASGAVRDGRTGKVGVADVVLNAGNPLALGNRACGLWGTSAEVATTLFRLERVFADAGRPEAVVHASPTTVADIEGISDDSGWHAVAENVALVQRIERAETERTGTYPVRQAVEEDLEPIAELLSDELDLSEGAERKLPRNLAQRLDDPRCLLHVIADTEVDRPAGFVLGFVDSGVGLIEHIAVRPGRRGRGRGRDLVGSAVDAAARAGARLVATHAEDGGSAQRFAEACGFATAYEVTAYTRSVDELFD from the coding sequence GTGGATCCGCTGCACGACCCCGACGACGAAGAACTGCTCTCCCCGGAGCAGGCCCGCGAACTGGCCGCGCAGGTCGAACGTGCTCAGCTGGCCTCCGGAGCAGTCCGCGACGGGCGGACCGGCAAGGTCGGCGTCGCCGACGTGGTGCTCAACGCGGGCAACCCGCTGGCCCTCGGGAACCGCGCCTGCGGACTGTGGGGCACCTCCGCGGAAGTGGCCACCACCCTGTTCCGGCTGGAACGCGTCTTCGCCGACGCGGGACGTCCCGAAGCGGTGGTGCACGCCTCGCCGACGACCGTCGCCGACATCGAGGGGATCTCCGACGACTCGGGGTGGCACGCGGTCGCGGAGAACGTGGCGCTGGTGCAGCGCATCGAGCGAGCCGAGACGGAACGGACCGGGACGTACCCGGTCCGCCAGGCCGTCGAGGAGGACCTCGAACCGATCGCCGAGCTGCTGTCGGACGAACTCGACCTCTCGGAGGGGGCGGAGCGCAAGCTGCCGCGCAACCTCGCGCAGCGCCTGGACGACCCGCGCTGCCTGCTGCACGTGATCGCCGACACCGAGGTGGACCGGCCCGCGGGTTTCGTGCTCGGGTTCGTCGATTCCGGGGTCGGGCTGATCGAGCACATCGCCGTGCGGCCGGGCAGGCGTGGGCGTGGTCGGGGCAGGGACCTCGTGGGCAGCGCCGTGGACGCGGCCGCGCGGGCCGGGGCGCGGCTGGTGGCCACCCACGCCGAGGACGGGGGGAGCGCGCAGCGCTTCGCGGAGGCCTGCGGCTTCGCCACCGCCTACGAGGTCACCGCCTACACCAGGAGCGTGGACGAGCTGTTCGACTGA
- a CDS encoding Imm1 family immunity protein, with product MATTRARAPLERRASPGERPGIFRHGTTRGLHDTDRYHDRFTAVPVEQARQALREFCRTGGGRPTSVSWVAGDYYGRIIERLTVATRAA from the coding sequence ATGGCGACGACTCGAGCACGGGCTCCGCTTGAGAGGCGTGCTTCCCCCGGCGAACGCCCCGGGATCTTCCGGCACGGCACCACACGAGGCCTTCACGACACCGACCGGTACCACGATCGATTCACCGCTGTTCCTGTCGAGCAGGCCCGCCAAGCCCTTCGCGAGTTCTGCCGCACCGGAGGAGGACGTCCCACATCGGTCTCATGGGTGGCCGGTGACTACTACGGACGAATCATCGAAAGGCTGACGGTAGCCACCAGAGCGGCCTGA
- a CDS encoding MFS transporter — translation MPETRSTTEDAPEPSQAGTKASKSTLAELPREIWVLISGGFIVAIGMGIVSPALPTFATSFNVGVTAAAFIVSAFALMRLVFAPASGKLVSLFGERPNYVLGIVIVGISSTACAFAQSYWQLLVFRGLGGIGSTMFTVSALALLVRLAPAHLRARASGLWATSFLLGSISGPVLGGLLIGFSLRLPFLIYGVALYIAAFVGWFLLRNSTLADPQQQAAAPDLKVTTALRDPSYRASLLANFSKGWTAQGVRIALIPLFIVEAMGLSDAMTGVALSVFAAGNAAVLIPAGRLADSRGRKPMLLSGLAIAAVGSAAIGFSDSVPWLLGASLLGGIGMGLFTPAQSAAVADIVGPKAKGGPVLATFQMSADVGTILGPPLAGALAEELSYGPAFLLTGCVAVVALLMWLFSPETLGRGSRAERSEPAGSAESAGSTESAGSTGPAERGAAD, via the coding sequence GTGCCCGAGACGCGATCGACCACCGAGGACGCCCCGGAACCCTCGCAGGCGGGGACGAAGGCGAGCAAGAGCACCCTCGCCGAGCTGCCCCGCGAGATATGGGTCCTGATCAGCGGCGGTTTCATCGTCGCCATCGGGATGGGCATCGTCTCGCCAGCGCTGCCCACCTTCGCGACCAGCTTCAACGTCGGCGTGACGGCCGCGGCGTTCATCGTCAGCGCCTTCGCGCTGATGCGGCTGGTCTTCGCCCCGGCCAGCGGGAAGCTGGTCTCGCTGTTCGGCGAGCGCCCGAACTACGTGCTCGGCATCGTCATCGTCGGCATCAGCTCCACCGCCTGCGCCTTCGCGCAGTCCTACTGGCAGCTGCTCGTCTTCCGCGGGCTCGGCGGCATCGGGTCCACCATGTTCACCGTCTCGGCGCTCGCGTTGCTGGTGCGGCTCGCCCCGGCGCACCTGCGGGCCAGGGCCTCCGGGCTGTGGGCCACCAGCTTCCTGCTCGGCAGCATCTCCGGGCCGGTGCTCGGCGGGCTGCTGATCGGGTTCTCCCTCCGGCTGCCCTTCCTGATCTACGGCGTCGCGCTGTACATCGCCGCCTTCGTCGGCTGGTTCCTGCTGCGCAACTCCACGCTCGCCGATCCGCAGCAGCAGGCGGCCGCCCCGGACCTCAAGGTCACCACCGCGCTGCGCGATCCCAGCTACCGCGCCTCGCTGCTGGCGAACTTCAGCAAGGGCTGGACCGCCCAGGGCGTGCGGATCGCGCTGATACCGCTGTTCATCGTCGAGGCCATGGGGCTGTCCGACGCCATGACCGGCGTCGCCCTGTCGGTGTTCGCCGCGGGCAACGCGGCCGTGCTGATCCCGGCGGGCAGGCTGGCCGACTCGCGGGGGCGCAAACCGATGCTGCTGAGCGGGTTGGCGATCGCGGCGGTGGGCAGCGCCGCGATCGGCTTCAGCGACTCGGTGCCCTGGCTGCTGGGCGCCTCCCTGCTGGGCGGCATCGGCATGGGGCTGTTCACCCCGGCGCAGAGCGCGGCCGTGGCCGACATCGTCGGCCCGAAGGCCAAGGGCGGGCCGGTGCTGGCCACGTTCCAGATGTCGGCCGACGTCGGCACCATCCTCGGTCCGCCGCTGGCCGGGGCGCTGGCGGAGGAGCTGTCCTACGGTCCCGCCTTCCTGCTCACCGGGTGCGTGGCAGTGGTGGCGCTGCTGATGTGGCTGTTCTCGCCCGAGACGCTGGGGCGCGGGAGCCGCGCCGAGCGGTCCGAGCCCGCGGGGTCCGCCGAGTCAGCGGGGAGCACCGAATCAGCGGGGAGCACCGGTCCCGCCGAGCGCGGCGCGGCCGACTGA
- a CDS encoding DUF6158 family protein, whose translation MSMETGIEAAELSEDALRRELRHLHETRNETFLHGSADALEEHTRRTFELEQEYLRRHPEREVNPRRTREGARNVGQHA comes from the coding sequence GTGTCGATGGAAACCGGGATCGAGGCCGCCGAGCTGTCCGAGGACGCGCTGCGGCGGGAACTGCGGCACCTGCACGAGACGCGGAACGAGACCTTCCTGCACGGCTCCGCTGACGCGCTCGAGGAGCACACCCGCCGGACCTTCGAGCTGGAGCAGGAGTACCTGCGCAGACACCCCGAACGGGAGGTGAACCCGCGCCGGACCAGGGAGGGAGCGCGAAACGTCGGGCAACACGCCTGA
- a CDS encoding LVIVD repeat-containing protein produces MLELRGRRRPRRPLALGLAAAVTGLALIAPSAAAQSQGDDVQHSNNVHPVANVPRQGPLEESNHTDLAFYQNYAIQGSYDGFTIYDISKPHKPRTVTQVHCPGGQGDVSVSPDGSLLFMSVDYARTDATCQSEQGSYEDPNSWEGMRVFDISDKANPRYVKGVKTNCGSHTHTMVPGKNTDDLFLYVSSYNPDEAFPNCQPPHDSISVINVPAGSPDAAKVVAEPVLFPDGGAAGTAGCHDITVYPEHDLAGGACMGDGALMDISDRAEPRVITTVEDPNFAFYHSATFTNDGKSVLFTDELGGGGAPTCNDEVGPKHGADAIYNITGSGDDRELEFQSYYKIPRDQTDTENCVAHNGNLIPVPGRNVYVQSWYQGGVSIFDFTDTTAPKEIGHFDRGPVDENNLVLGGSWSAYYYNGYIYSSDITRGLDVMKVTGPGMGKAAQVHRDVLNPQTQYSYPE; encoded by the coding sequence ATGCTGGAGTTACGTGGCCGACGGCGACCCCGGAGGCCGCTCGCGCTCGGCTTGGCCGCCGCCGTCACCGGGCTGGCGCTGATCGCGCCGTCCGCCGCGGCCCAATCGCAGGGTGACGACGTGCAGCACAGCAACAACGTCCACCCGGTGGCCAACGTGCCACGGCAGGGGCCGCTGGAGGAGTCGAACCACACCGATCTGGCGTTCTACCAGAACTACGCCATCCAGGGCAGCTACGACGGCTTCACCATCTACGACATCTCCAAGCCGCACAAGCCGAGGACGGTCACCCAGGTGCACTGCCCGGGCGGGCAGGGCGACGTGTCGGTGAGCCCGGACGGCAGTCTGCTGTTCATGTCGGTGGACTACGCGCGCACCGACGCCACCTGCCAGAGCGAGCAGGGGTCCTACGAGGACCCGAACTCCTGGGAGGGGATGCGGGTCTTCGACATCAGCGACAAGGCGAACCCGCGCTACGTCAAGGGCGTCAAGACCAACTGCGGTTCGCACACCCACACCATGGTCCCGGGCAAGAACACCGACGACCTGTTCCTGTACGTCTCGTCGTACAACCCGGACGAGGCGTTCCCGAACTGCCAGCCGCCGCACGACTCGATCTCGGTCATCAACGTCCCGGCCGGTAGCCCCGATGCCGCGAAGGTGGTCGCCGAGCCGGTGCTGTTCCCCGACGGCGGAGCTGCGGGCACCGCCGGCTGCCACGACATCACGGTCTACCCGGAGCACGACCTCGCCGGTGGTGCCTGCATGGGTGACGGGGCGCTGATGGACATCTCCGACCGCGCCGAACCGCGGGTGATCACCACGGTGGAGGACCCGAACTTCGCGTTCTACCACTCGGCGACGTTCACCAACGACGGCAAGAGCGTCCTGTTCACCGATGAGCTCGGTGGTGGCGGCGCGCCGACCTGCAACGACGAGGTCGGCCCCAAGCACGGCGCTGACGCGATCTACAACATCACCGGCAGCGGGGACGATCGCGAGCTCGAGTTCCAGAGCTACTACAAGATCCCGCGCGACCAGACCGACACCGAGAACTGCGTGGCGCACAACGGGAACCTGATCCCCGTTCCGGGCCGCAACGTCTACGTGCAGTCCTGGTACCAGGGCGGGGTGTCGATCTTCGACTTCACCGACACCACCGCGCCGAAGGAGATCGGCCACTTCGACCGCGGTCCGGTCGACGAGAACAACCTGGTCCTCGGCGGTTCCTGGTCGGCGTACTACTACAACGGCTACATCTACTCCAGCGACATCACGCGCGGGCTGGACGTCATGAAGGTGACCGGCCCCGGCATGGGCAAGGCGGCGCAGGTCCACCGGGACGTCCTCAACCCCCAGACGCAGTACTCGTACCCCGAGTGA
- a CDS encoding DUF305 domain-containing protein produces the protein MFLRRLPLLVVLLAGLLGAGTASAATQAHNDTDAEFTRMMIPHHYQAIVMSELAPDRAADSRVKSLAERIRTEQDLDILMMRGWQGRNGLPMTDPETAYQDLLDQPDVLERMGMATEEEMDRLATLSGAEFDRMFLDLMIPHHDGAVVMLRDVILNGSDRELSQLAQDMMSTQKAQLATMHDMRESA, from the coding sequence ATGTTCCTGCGGAGACTTCCCCTGCTGGTGGTTCTGCTGGCAGGTCTGCTCGGCGCCGGGACCGCGAGCGCGGCCACCCAGGCCCACAACGATACCGACGCCGAGTTCACCCGCATGATGATCCCGCACCACTACCAGGCGATCGTCATGTCCGAACTGGCTCCGGACCGCGCGGCCGACTCACGGGTGAAGTCGTTGGCCGAGCGCATCCGCACCGAGCAGGACCTGGACATCCTGATGATGCGGGGCTGGCAGGGCCGCAACGGCCTGCCGATGACCGATCCGGAGACCGCCTACCAGGACCTGCTCGACCAGCCCGACGTGCTCGAGCGGATGGGCATGGCCACCGAGGAGGAGATGGACCGGCTCGCGACGCTGTCCGGGGCCGAGTTCGACCGGATGTTTCTGGACCTGATGATCCCGCACCACGACGGCGCGGTCGTGATGTTGCGGGACGTGATCCTCAACGGCAGCGACCGGGAGCTGAGCCAGCTGGCCCAGGACATGATGTCCACCCAGAAGGCTCAGCTCGCGACCATGCACGACATGCGCGAGTCCGCGTGA
- a CDS encoding aldo/keto reductase, with amino-acid sequence MTTSLTLNNGIEMPAVGFGVFQTPPAETVEAVENALRTGYRHIDTAAAYGNEREVGQAIRNSGLDRSEVFVETKVWISDFGHEQTLHAFDKSAGKLGLDQIDLLILHQALPERFDLTLEAYRALEKLLADGRVRAIGVSNFTRDHLDRLLREASIVPAVNQIEVHPYFQQPDVLAADAEHGIVSQAWSPIGGITFYRDSGHTSTLDDPTIARIAEAHGRTPAQVMLRWGLQRGRSVIPKSTRRERIEENFAVFDFELTDEELTAIDALDTGVRGGPDPEDVTLEAFGKEIPEA; translated from the coding sequence ATGACCACGAGTTTGACCCTGAACAACGGGATCGAGATGCCCGCCGTCGGCTTCGGCGTCTTCCAGACGCCACCGGCCGAGACCGTCGAGGCGGTCGAGAACGCGCTGCGCACGGGATACCGGCACATCGACACCGCGGCCGCCTACGGCAACGAGCGCGAGGTGGGCCAGGCGATCCGCAACTCGGGTCTGGACCGCTCCGAGGTGTTCGTCGAGACCAAGGTCTGGATCAGCGACTTCGGCCACGAGCAGACCCTGCACGCCTTCGACAAGAGCGCGGGCAAGCTGGGACTCGACCAGATCGACCTGCTGATCCTGCACCAGGCGCTGCCCGAGCGCTTCGACCTGACGCTGGAGGCCTACCGCGCGCTGGAGAAGCTGCTCGCGGACGGGCGCGTGCGCGCCATCGGGGTGAGCAACTTCACGCGTGACCACCTCGACCGCCTGCTGCGGGAGGCCTCGATCGTGCCCGCGGTCAACCAGATCGAGGTGCACCCGTACTTCCAGCAGCCCGACGTGCTCGCCGCCGACGCCGAGCACGGGATCGTCTCGCAGGCGTGGTCGCCGATCGGCGGGATCACCTTCTACCGCGACAGCGGGCACACCAGCACGCTCGACGACCCGACCATCGCGCGGATCGCCGAGGCGCACGGCAGGACGCCCGCGCAGGTCATGCTGCGCTGGGGACTGCAACGCGGCCGTTCCGTGATCCCGAAGTCCACCCGCCGCGAGCGCATCGAGGAGAACTTCGCGGTGTTCGACTTCGAGCTCACCGACGAGGAGCTCACCGCCATCGACGCGCTCGACACGGGCGTGCGCGGCGGTCCCGATCCCGAGGACGTCACCCTGGAGGCCTTCGGCAAGGAGATCCCCGAGGCCTGA